In a genomic window of Candidatus Zixiibacteriota bacterium:
- a CDS encoding nucleoside-diphosphate kinase: protein MEKTLAIIKPDAVKKEVVGEIVHRLELSGFKILALQMMQLTEEKAQGFYQVHKDKPFFNELVSFMTSGRCVPMVLQKDNAIQDLRTLIGVTDSRKASCGTIRNNFGTDIQENAVHASDSPENAKIEIGYFFPDLA, encoded by the coding sequence ATGGAAAAGACTCTTGCGATTATTAAACCGGATGCTGTTAAAAAAGAAGTTGTCGGAGAGATTGTTCACAGGTTGGAGCTGTCCGGTTTCAAAATCCTGGCCCTGCAGATGATGCAACTGACTGAAGAAAAAGCTCAGGGATTCTATCAGGTCCATAAGGACAAACCGTTTTTCAATGAACTGGTCTCATTCATGACATCCGGGCGCTGTGTGCCGATGGTCCTTCAAAAGGATAACGCTATTCAGGATCTCAGGACCCTGATCGGTGTGACCGATTCGCGCAAGGCATCTTGTGGAACGATTCGGAATAATTTCGGTACAGATATCCAGGAGAATGCCGTGCATGCTTCCGATTCACCGGAGAACGCCAAAATCGAGATCGGATATTTCTTCCCGGACCTGGCTTGA
- a CDS encoding 2-oxoacid:ferredoxin oxidoreductase subunit gamma, whose translation MTKAKSKQSTYDRYEIRLSGSGGQGLILAGVMLAEAMGVQDGKNVVQTQSYGPEARGGASRADVVMSNDTIYYPKPMGLNLLLALTQEACDQYFPNLRENGTLIIDSDLVHQPPTPVCYAFPFTQLAKSEIGHVMVANVISLGAIVELTGLASKEGVKKVVRSRAPMGTEEKNLKALELGFEIAREAKKKQGKPAVSA comes from the coding sequence ATGACAAAAGCAAAAAGCAAACAGAGCACTTATGATCGCTATGAAATCCGGCTCTCCGGTTCAGGCGGACAGGGCCTGATTCTTGCTGGTGTGATGCTGGCCGAGGCGATGGGTGTGCAGGACGGCAAAAATGTTGTCCAGACCCAGTCCTATGGCCCGGAAGCCAGGGGGGGCGCTTCACGTGCCGACGTAGTCATGTCAAATGACACGATTTACTATCCCAAGCCGATGGGGCTCAATCTCCTGCTGGCACTGACTCAGGAAGCCTGTGACCAGTATTTTCCGAACCTGCGGGAAAATGGGACATTGATAATCGATTCCGATCTTGTACACCAACCGCCAACTCCGGTCTGTTATGCGTTTCCGTTTACGCAACTGGCCAAAAGCGAGATCGGTCACGTGATGGTCGCCAACGTAATTTCGCTGGGCGCGATCGTGGAACTCACCGGCCTGGCTTCCAAAGAAGGTGTCAAGAAGGTGGTCAGGTCCCGTGCCCCGATGGGCACTGAAGAAAAGAACCTCAAAGCACTCGAACTCGGTTTCGAGATCGCCAGAGAAGCCAAGAAAAAACAGGGCAAACCAGCCGTGAGCGCGTAA
- a CDS encoding 2-oxoacid:ferredoxin oxidoreductase subunit beta — MAEATTATKKKNKQPSNVVHNYLRPKKTFPHVWCSGCGIGVVLGALIRAIDKLQIPKDDIAVLSGIGCSSRLPVYVDFNTLHTTHGRAIAFASGVKAAKPKLNVIVITGDGDCLAIGGNHFIHACRRNINITTILVNNHIYGMTGGQFSPTTPTTKRGSTAPYGNLEHPFDATKLAAAAGASYVARGTVYHTGQLIRMIADGIQSNGFSVIDVLSNCQTYYGRWNKEGDAVKMVNWFKSHVVPVTSAAKLPPEKLEGKWITGVIHKEEKSEYTDNYAALRERVNRQG, encoded by the coding sequence ATGGCCGAAGCAACTACCGCAACAAAAAAGAAAAACAAACAGCCCTCCAACGTGGTGCATAACTACCTCAGGCCCAAAAAGACCTTCCCGCATGTCTGGTGTTCCGGGTGTGGAATCGGTGTTGTGCTGGGGGCCCTGATCCGTGCCATCGACAAACTCCAGATTCCCAAGGACGACATCGCTGTTTTGTCTGGAATCGGATGTTCCTCGCGACTGCCGGTCTATGTCGATTTCAATACACTGCATACGACCCATGGCCGGGCAATCGCATTCGCATCGGGCGTCAAAGCCGCCAAGCCAAAGCTCAACGTTATCGTTATCACCGGTGATGGTGACTGCCTGGCAATTGGCGGAAATCATTTTATCCATGCCTGTCGTCGCAATATCAATATCACTACGATCCTGGTCAACAACCATATCTACGGTATGACGGGCGGGCAGTTCTCGCCCACAACCCCGACCACCAAGCGCGGTTCGACTGCTCCCTACGGCAACCTGGAGCATCCATTCGATGCTACCAAGCTGGCCGCCGCGGCTGGAGCGTCCTATGTCGCACGAGGAACCGTTTACCACACCGGGCAGTTGATTCGTATGATTGCCGACGGTATCCAGAGCAACGGCTTTTCGGTAATCGATGTGCTCTCCAATTGTCAGACCTATTACGGTCGCTGGAATAAAGAAGGCGACGCGGTCAAGATGGTAAACTGGTTCAAGTCCCATGTGGTCCCGGTTACATCCGCGGCCAAACTGCCTCCGGAAAAGCTCGAAGGCAAGTGGATTACCGGTGTAATCCATAAGGAAGAAAAATCAGAGTATACCGACAACTACGCCGCTCTCAGGGAGCGCGTGAACAGGCAGGGATAG
- a CDS encoding 2-oxoacid:acceptor oxidoreductase subunit alpha: MTDNVQLLQGNEACAHGAILAGVKFFGGYPITPSTEIAENLARMLPTVGGTFMQMEDEIGSLAAVIGAAVSGAKSMTATSGPGFSLMQEHIGYAYMAEVPCVIIDVQRGGPSTGLPTKVSQSDIMQAAYGTHGDYHSIVLSASSCEECLTLTIKAVNLAEKYRTPVVLLTDEVIGHMREKVRIPSPDDIEVYDRIKPDVPPEWYRHFEITPTFVGPMASFGEGYRFNITGLTHDQMGFPTARPVEIKNKLDKLRKKIVQNKEEICEIKTVYMDDEPNVAVISTGIVSRAANQAIKMARQKRMKVGAMQLVTVWPFPDHILKEYLKSVRHLVVAELNQGQLIKEIERYVDTRHTKIIPLQRYDSELITPQMILDTIREVK; encoded by the coding sequence ATGACAGACAATGTTCAGTTACTTCAGGGAAACGAAGCCTGTGCTCATGGTGCGATTCTGGCTGGAGTCAAGTTTTTTGGCGGTTACCCGATCACACCCTCGACTGAAATCGCGGAAAATCTCGCGCGTATGCTTCCCACGGTCGGCGGGACATTCATGCAGATGGAGGATGAGATCGGATCTCTGGCCGCGGTTATCGGCGCAGCGGTATCCGGTGCCAAATCCATGACCGCCACTTCCGGGCCGGGCTTCTCCCTCATGCAGGAACATATCGGTTACGCCTATATGGCCGAAGTTCCCTGTGTAATTATCGATGTTCAGCGCGGCGGCCCCTCGACCGGGTTGCCCACCAAGGTTTCACAGTCGGATATCATGCAGGCCGCCTACGGTACTCATGGAGATTATCATTCCATCGTGCTTTCAGCATCCTCCTGCGAGGAATGCCTGACCCTTACAATCAAAGCTGTTAACCTGGCTGAAAAATATCGCACACCGGTCGTGCTGTTGACCGACGAGGTGATCGGCCATATGCGTGAGAAAGTCAGGATACCGTCCCCTGATGATATCGAAGTCTACGACCGTATCAAACCGGATGTGCCCCCGGAATGGTATCGTCATTTCGAGATCACCCCGACTTTCGTGGGGCCGATGGCTTCCTTCGGTGAGGGGTACCGTTTCAATATCACCGGGCTGACCCATGACCAGATGGGTTTCCCGACGGCTCGCCCGGTTGAGATCAAGAACAAGCTGGACAAGCTCAGAAAGAAAATCGTTCAAAACAAAGAGGAAATCTGCGAAATCAAGACCGTTTACATGGATGACGAACCGAATGTCGCCGTAATCTCCACCGGCATAGTCAGCCGCGCCGCCAACCAGGCGATTAAGATGGCGCGCCAGAAACGGATGAAGGTCGGTGCGATGCAACTCGTCACGGTCTGGCCCTTCCCGGATCATATCCTGAAAGAATATCTCAAATCAGTTCGACACCTGGTAGTGGCTGAACTAAATCAGGGTCAGCTGATCAAGGAAATCGAGCGTTACGTGGATACCCGCCACACCAAGATCATTCCCCTTCAGCGCTATGACAGCGAACTGATTACTCCGCAGATGATCCTGGACACCATAAGGGAGGTGAAGTAA
- a CDS encoding 2-oxoglutarate ferredoxin oxidoreductase subunit delta, giving the protein MTETKTGEAQQESRPAENQAEEQTPKEQASESKPEKEKEKKSASDNPLTIFYHWCKACNICIALCPHDVFIPDRDGKPIVEHPRKCTQCSICWMHCPDLAIVSNED; this is encoded by the coding sequence ATGACAGAAACAAAAACCGGCGAGGCACAGCAAGAGTCCAGGCCCGCCGAGAACCAGGCAGAGGAACAGACGCCTAAGGAGCAGGCTTCCGAAAGTAAACCTGAGAAGGAAAAAGAAAAGAAGTCGGCCAGCGACAATCCTCTGACCATATTTTATCACTGGTGTAAGGCCTGTAATATCTGCATCGCCTTATGTCCGCATGATGTGTTCATACCAGACCGAGACGGAAAACCGATTGTGGAACACCCCCGAAAATGCACTCAGTGTTCTATCTGCTGGATGCATTGTCCCGATCTGGCCATCGTTTCCAATGAAGACTAA
- the sucD gene encoding succinate--CoA ligase subunit alpha: MSIFVDGKTRVVVQGITGRDGSFHTKQMLEYGTKVVAGVTPGKGGQKLEGVPIFNTVAEAVAETKANASIIYVPVAFAPDAILEAAQAGIKLVVCVTEGVPANDMLKVYNYLKGTETRLIGPNCPGIISPGKTKVGIMPAQIHKKGKVGVVSRSGTLTYEVVYNLTLAKLGQSTCIGIGGDPVIGTNFIDCLKAFNEDPMTDSIVMIGEIGGTDEEEAAKFIKKYVDKPVVAFIAGRTAPPGKRMGHAGAIISGGTGTAADKVKALNRAGIKVAKIPSEIPILLKEELDKVKSKSAPKKKSTAKKKTTKKATSGRKKAKKATAGKKTAGKKTAKKKTSRRK, encoded by the coding sequence ATGAGTATCTTTGTAGATGGTAAAACCAGGGTGGTCGTGCAGGGCATCACCGGCCGCGATGGTTCTTTCCACACCAAACAGATGCTGGAATACGGCACCAAGGTGGTGGCCGGAGTCACTCCCGGAAAGGGTGGCCAGAAGCTCGAAGGCGTGCCGATTTTCAATACTGTGGCGGAAGCGGTGGCCGAAACCAAGGCTAACGCGTCGATTATCTATGTCCCGGTGGCTTTTGCGCCGGATGCTATCCTCGAGGCGGCCCAGGCCGGGATCAAGCTGGTCGTGTGCGTCACCGAGGGTGTTCCCGCCAATGATATGCTCAAGGTTTACAATTACCTTAAGGGTACCGAAACCAGGCTGATCGGACCCAATTGCCCCGGCATAATCTCGCCGGGTAAGACCAAGGTCGGAATCATGCCGGCCCAGATTCATAAAAAAGGCAAAGTCGGCGTAGTCTCTCGTTCCGGTACGCTTACCTACGAGGTCGTCTACAACCTGACCCTCGCGAAGCTGGGGCAGTCGACCTGTATCGGCATCGGAGGCGATCCGGTGATCGGTACTAATTTCATAGATTGTCTGAAAGCATTTAACGAGGATCCGATGACCGATTCGATCGTGATGATCGGCGAGATTGGCGGTACCGATGAAGAAGAAGCCGCCAAGTTTATCAAAAAGTATGTCGACAAGCCGGTGGTGGCATTTATTGCCGGTCGCACCGCTCCTCCAGGGAAGCGTATGGGGCATGCCGGCGCGATCATCTCCGGCGGGACAGGCACGGCCGCGGATAAAGTCAAGGCTCTCAACCGGGCCGGTATAAAGGTCGCTAAGATTCCGAGCGAGATACCGATACTTCTTAAAGAGGAACTTGACAAGGTAAAATCGAAATCCGCCCCGAAGAAGAAATCCACCGCCAAGAAGAAAACAACTAAAAAAGCAACGTCCGGCAGGAAAAAAGCTAAGAAAGCAACCGCCGGTAAGAAGACGGCCGGGAAGAAAACAGCCAAGAAGAAAACGTCCAGAAGAAAATAA
- the sucC gene encoding ADP-forming succinate--CoA ligase subunit beta yields the protein MKIHEYQARELFKAQGIPVPPGKVATTPEEAKAIAEEIGKPVMVKAQVHVGGRGKAGGVKYSANADEAFENAKNILGMDIKGLTVKKVLISEAADIETESYVGIILDRATKKPVMMVSPAGGIDIETVAKETPEKIMQHRIDPILGMQMHEARKLAFFLYDDPKLVSQAARIILLVYRTFMANDSSLAEINPLITTPDGKVVAIDAKINIDDNGLDRHPEIEKMRDLDAEDASEMDAKQAGLSFVKLEGNIGCIVNGAGLAMATMDLVKHFGGQPANFLDVGGSSNPQKVLDAMKIILRDSNVKAILFNIFGGITRCDDIANGIKQAVSELDPPVPIVIRLTGTNEDEGRKILESINLTAVSSMEEVVKTAIEKAGIAA from the coding sequence ATGAAAATTCACGAGTATCAGGCCAGGGAACTTTTCAAGGCTCAGGGTATACCAGTGCCTCCCGGCAAGGTCGCCACAACGCCCGAAGAGGCCAAAGCCATTGCCGAGGAAATCGGCAAGCCGGTTATGGTCAAGGCGCAGGTCCATGTCGGCGGACGAGGTAAAGCCGGTGGAGTGAAATACAGCGCCAATGCCGATGAAGCCTTCGAAAATGCTAAAAATATCCTGGGAATGGATATCAAGGGGCTTACTGTCAAGAAAGTCTTGATTTCCGAAGCGGCCGACATCGAGACCGAATCCTATGTCGGTATCATTCTCGACCGTGCCACCAAAAAGCCGGTCATGATGGTTTCTCCCGCGGGCGGTATCGATATCGAAACCGTGGCAAAAGAGACTCCTGAAAAAATTATGCAGCATCGAATCGATCCGATTCTGGGAATGCAGATGCATGAGGCCCGCAAGCTGGCCTTCTTCCTGTATGATGATCCCAAGCTGGTCAGCCAGGCCGCCCGGATTATCCTGCTGGTTTACAGGACATTCATGGCCAACGATTCTTCGCTGGCGGAGATCAACCCGCTGATCACCACGCCCGATGGCAAAGTGGTGGCCATCGACGCCAAGATCAATATCGATGACAACGGCCTCGACCGTCATCCCGAGATCGAGAAGATGAGGGATTTGGATGCCGAGGACGCTTCCGAGATGGATGCCAAACAAGCGGGATTATCCTTCGTAAAACTGGAGGGCAATATCGGTTGTATCGTCAATGGCGCAGGGCTGGCGATGGCGACAATGGACCTGGTCAAGCATTTTGGCGGTCAGCCGGCCAACTTCCTGGATGTCGGAGGATCATCCAATCCGCAAAAGGTTTTAGACGCGATGAAGATCATTTTACGCGATTCCAACGTAAAGGCGATTCTTTTCAATATCTTCGGAGGCATAACCCGCTGCGACGATATCGCCAATGGTATCAAGCAGGCTGTCAGCGAACTCGATCCACCGGTTCCGATCGTGATCAGGCTGACAGGAACCAATGAAGATGAAGGCCGGAAAATTCTCGAATCGATCAACCTGACGGCCGTATCTTCTATGGAAGAGGTCGTCAAAACCGCGATCGAGAAAGCGGGGATCGCGGCCTAA